The proteins below are encoded in one region of Silene latifolia isolate original U9 population chromosome 2, ASM4854445v1, whole genome shotgun sequence:
- the LOC141641619 gene encoding PKS-NRPS hybrid synthetase cheA-like: MLHLGNESNYLSEYVVEGEEKVLTHVWFAHPEGLEILKAWPDVILMDSTYKTNKYDLILVQCVGVTPVGKSFLIGYALIKRENSDGYIWVLRRLKSLLGPDVKPTVFVTDHERGLLSALPVVFRMSYHFLCLFHIYNAVEAKATIMEKNGNFGKAVAHGAWRKVIEAKTFDECKLEWNELKKKYRSHPALIDYLESTWWHKIHMFGKCFTNLVLHFGNTTTSRVESAHAQLKMWLGSAELTLDSLWKRADVMMHGQHIEIRKTLEDSINKRVVSNLYYGNIFSMLGGRVWGTAIEAMQVEYNRGTDLGCYLEEYCGCTIWTTHKLLCACKLHAAVAEGRKIHPSDIHGFWSRLAYTESSHRRSSPNDVMEELFNKVRKYHVSVQRDVFETLFSKLYPEDEVVEEPEKAETCRGRPRKSNTRNKSGVEHAKRSHPSTTTTTGGGDGAPLTLNFDLISHIGGFIYEEFVPIPVKDCLLGAFDPDGDGHCGFRVFSHAKTGNAKNYIEMRNLLLGELQHSVYHKVYYGNRNDACRRIRWANHRGCVTPANFPF; this comes from the exons ATGTTACATCTAGGGAACGAATCTAATTATCTCAGTGAATACGTGGTGGAGGGGGAAGAAAAGGTTCTTACACATGTTTGGTTTGCTCATCCTGAGGGTCTAGAGATATTAAAAGCGTGGCCCGATGTTATTCTTATGGACTCTACATACAAGACGAACAAGTACGACCTTATATTGGTTCAATGTGTAGGCGTTACACCTGTTGGAAAAAGTTTTTTAATAGGTTACGCGTTAATTAAGAGGGAAAATAGTGATGGTTATATTTGGGTTCTAAGAAGATTGAAGTCATTGTTGGGACCAGATGTGAAACCAACGGTCTTTGTCACTGATCACGAGCGTGGTCTACTTTCTGCACTCCCCGTAGTATTTCGCATGTCCTATCATTTTTTGTGCCTATTTCACATTTACAATGCAGTTGAGGCCAAAGCAACAATCATGGAAAAGAATGGTAATTTTGGGAAAGCGGTAGCACATGGCGCTTGGAGAAAAGTTATTGAAGCTAAAACGTTTGATGAATGTAAGTTGGAGTGGAATGAGCTGAAAAAGAAATATCGTAGTCATCCTGCACTTATCGATTATCTTGAGTCGACATGGTGGCATAAAATCCACATGTTTGGCAAATGTTTTACTAATTTGGTGCTTCATTTTGGTAACACAACTACGTCTAGAGTTGAGTCGGCGCATGCTCAATTGAAGATGTGGTTAGGTTCAGCTGAACTTACTCTTGACAGCTTGTGGAAACGGGCTGATGTTATGATGCACGGGCAACATATCGAGATCAGAAAGACTCTTGAAGATTCTATAAACAAGAGAGTTGTCAGTAACTTATATTATGGGAATATATTCTCAATGTTGGGTGGAAGAGTTTGGGGGACCGCAATTGAAGCAATGCAAGTGGAATATAATCGTGGGACTGATTTGGGTTGTTACTTGGAGGAGTATTGTGGTTGCACAATATGGACCACTCATAAGTTGTTGTGTGCTTGTAAGTTACATGCAGCGGTCGCGGAAGGTAGAAAAATTCATCCAAGTGATATACATGGTTTCTGGTCAAGGTTAGCTTACACGGAATCTAGTCATCGTCGTTCTAGCCCTAACGATGTCATGGAAGAACTTTTCAATAAAGTTCGAAAATATCACGTTTCTGTCCAAAGAGATGTTTTTGAGACACTATTCAGTAAGCTGTATCCAGAGGACGAGGTTGTTGAAGAACCTGAAAAGGCAGAAACATGTCGTGGTCGTCCAAGGAAGTCAAATACCCGTAATAAATCTGGCGTCGAACATGCTAAACGTAGTCACCCTAGTACGACAACAACTACCGGCGGAG GTGACGGAGCTCCCCTTACGCTCAATTTTGACCTTATATCCCACATTGGGGGTTTCATATATGAGGAGTTTGTGCCGATCCCGGTGAAAGATTGCTTGTTGGGTGCTTTTGACCCTGATGGGGATGGTCATTGTGGGTTTCGTGTATTCTCGCATGCTAAAACAGGAAATGCTAAAAATTACATCGAGATGCGAAACCTACTTTTGGGAGAGCTACAACACAGTGTTTATCACAAAGTTTATTATGGTAATCGAAATGATGCTTGTAGACGGATCAGATGGGCTAACCATAGAGgatgtgtaacacccgcgaatttcccattttga